The Coregonus clupeaformis isolate EN_2021a chromosome 3, ASM2061545v1, whole genome shotgun sequence genome includes a region encoding these proteins:
- the LOC121541835 gene encoding leptin receptor overlapping transcript-like 1, producing the protein MAGIKALISLSFGGAIGLMFLMLGCALPVYDKYWPLFLLFFYILAPIPYCISRRIVEDTDSASNACKELALFLTTGIVVSAFGLPIIFARADVIAWGACALVLTGNVVIFTTILGFFLVFGTNDDFSWQQW; encoded by the exons ATGGCTGGGATTAAAG CTCTGATCAGCCTGTCCTTTGGTGGGGCTATTGGCCTCATGTTCCTGATGCTAGGATGTGCTCTTCCAGTGTATGA TAAATACTGGCCcttgttcctcctcttcttctacaTCCTTGCCCCAATCCCTTACTGCATCTCCCGGAGAATTGTTGAAGACACAGACTCGGCCAGCAACGCCTGCAAGGAGCTGGCTTTATTTCTCACAACGGGCATAGTGGTTTCAGCCTTTGGCCTGCCCATCATTTTTGCCAGAGCTGACGTT ATTGCCTGGGGAGCATGTGCGCTTGTGTTAACAGGCAATGTAGTCATCTTCACAACCATTCTGGGATTCTTTTTGGTCTTCGGAACAAACGACGACTTTAGTTGGCAGCAGTGGTAA
- the LOC121541805 gene encoding hyaluronan mediated motility receptor isoform X2, giving the protein MIQVNHSKGTREMEMRRFFRAQRYSDEDGSQIQYLTAKCNRLTHEKAVLERECLGARARERSLQNELEALSTQLCQMEKVNIDLMFKHDQLLGRVHHEQQRVHLVVEESSRDAALLGLQLEQVNSELLHLQSSEVQLEGLVEELHTEDLQRAALTEGLQAQLHSKVLELEELQCSYAASSQELDELCSANQRKVQGLQRENEGSLKKLQETAEQFEWLCEQQRYWMCCVKRFKDCLSEEKDALLQQVKRLEKEVAELRKSSQGSESPSQMLCLPLEDTVSQHCDRIPSWESDEMADLQTQVDKWRKLYEDLFSQFTPHQSVS; this is encoded by the exons ATGATACAGGTGAACCACAGTAAGGGAACAAGGGAGATGGAAATGAGGAGATTTTTCAGAGCGCAGCGCTACAGCGATGAAGACGGCAGTCAGATCCAGTACCTGACAGCTAAGTGTAACCGCCTGACACATGAAAAAG CAGTGCTGGAGAGGGAATGCCTGGGGGCcagggcgagagagaggagcCTGCAGAATGAGCTGGAGGCTCTGTCCACACAGCTCTGCCAAATGGAGAAGGTCAACATAGATTTGATGTTCAAACACGACCAACTGCTCGGCAGGGTCCATCATGAACAG CAACGGGTGCATCTTGTGGTGGAGGAGAGCTCCAGAGACGCTGCGCTGCTGGGCCTACAGCTGGAACAGGTCAACTCGGAGCTACTGCATCTGCAGAGTTCTGAGGTGCAGCTGGAAGGCCTGGTGGAGGAGCTGCACACTgaggacctgcagagagctgcatTGACGGAGGGCCTTCAGGCGCAGCTGCACAG TAAGGTATTGGAGCTGGAAGAGCTTCAGTGCAGCTATGCCGCCAGCAGCCAGGAGCTGGATGAGCTGTGCAGCGCCAACCAGAGGAAGGTGCAGGGACTGCAGCGGGAGAACGAGGGCAGCCTGAAGAAGCTCCAGGAGACGGCCGAGCAGTTTGAGTGGCTGTGTGAACAGCAGCGCTACTGGATGTGCTGTGTCAAGAG ATTCAAAGACTGCCTGTCAGAGGAGAAGGACGCTCTGCTGCAGCAGGTGAAACGGTTGGAGAAGGAGGTAGCAGAGCTGAGGAAGAGCTCACAGGGCTCAGAGAGCCCCTCCCAGATGCTGTGTCTCCCCCTAGAGGACACAGTCAGCCAGCACTGTGACAG AATTCCCTCATGGGAATCAGATGAGATGGCTGACCTGCAAACCCAGGTGGACAAATGGAGGAAGCTGTATGAGGACCTCTTCAGCCAGTTCACACCCCACCAA tctgtttcctga
- the LOC121541805 gene encoding hyaluronan mediated motility receptor isoform X1, with protein sequence MIQVNHSKGTREMEMRRFFRAQRYSDEDGSQIQYLTAKCNRLTHEKAVLERECLGARARERSLQNELEALSTQLCQMEKVNIDLMFKHDQLLGRVHHEQQRVHLVVEESSRDAALLGLQLEQVNSELLHLQSSEVQLEGLVEELHTEDLQRAALTEGLQAQLHSKVLELEELQCSYAASSQELDELCSANQRKVQGLQRENEGSLKKLQETAEQFEWLCEQQRYWMCCVKRFKDCLSEEKDALLQQVKRLEKEVAELRKSSQGSESPSQMLCLPLEDTVSQHCDRIPSWESDEMADLQTQVDKWRKLYEDLFSQFTPHQGRHAVGGYQNPP encoded by the exons ATGATACAGGTGAACCACAGTAAGGGAACAAGGGAGATGGAAATGAGGAGATTTTTCAGAGCGCAGCGCTACAGCGATGAAGACGGCAGTCAGATCCAGTACCTGACAGCTAAGTGTAACCGCCTGACACATGAAAAAG CAGTGCTGGAGAGGGAATGCCTGGGGGCcagggcgagagagaggagcCTGCAGAATGAGCTGGAGGCTCTGTCCACACAGCTCTGCCAAATGGAGAAGGTCAACATAGATTTGATGTTCAAACACGACCAACTGCTCGGCAGGGTCCATCATGAACAG CAACGGGTGCATCTTGTGGTGGAGGAGAGCTCCAGAGACGCTGCGCTGCTGGGCCTACAGCTGGAACAGGTCAACTCGGAGCTACTGCATCTGCAGAGTTCTGAGGTGCAGCTGGAAGGCCTGGTGGAGGAGCTGCACACTgaggacctgcagagagctgcatTGACGGAGGGCCTTCAGGCGCAGCTGCACAG TAAGGTATTGGAGCTGGAAGAGCTTCAGTGCAGCTATGCCGCCAGCAGCCAGGAGCTGGATGAGCTGTGCAGCGCCAACCAGAGGAAGGTGCAGGGACTGCAGCGGGAGAACGAGGGCAGCCTGAAGAAGCTCCAGGAGACGGCCGAGCAGTTTGAGTGGCTGTGTGAACAGCAGCGCTACTGGATGTGCTGTGTCAAGAG ATTCAAAGACTGCCTGTCAGAGGAGAAGGACGCTCTGCTGCAGCAGGTGAAACGGTTGGAGAAGGAGGTAGCAGAGCTGAGGAAGAGCTCACAGGGCTCAGAGAGCCCCTCCCAGATGCTGTGTCTCCCCCTAGAGGACACAGTCAGCCAGCACTGTGACAG AATTCCCTCATGGGAATCAGATGAGATGGCTGACCTGCAAACCCAGGTGGACAAATGGAGGAAGCTGTATGAGGACCTCTTCAGCCAGTTCACACCCCACCAA GGGAGGCACGCTGTTGGCGGATACCAAAACCCTCCCTGA